In one Haloterrigena gelatinilytica genomic region, the following are encoded:
- a CDS encoding PadR family transcriptional regulator, giving the protein MAQADRSAMRAAPNLTAFQRDLLFVIASIGPAKGLAVKEELSDYYAAEINHGRLYPNLDTLVDSGYVEKGQMDKRTNSYELTPAGERVLESRRQWETERFGGDV; this is encoded by the coding sequence ATGGCACAAGCTGATAGAAGCGCCATGCGAGCGGCCCCGAACCTGACTGCATTCCAGCGCGATTTGCTGTTCGTAATCGCGTCCATTGGCCCCGCGAAAGGGCTCGCAGTCAAAGAAGAACTGTCTGACTACTACGCGGCCGAAATAAATCACGGGCGTTTGTACCCCAACCTTGACACGTTGGTCGACAGCGGGTACGTCGAGAAAGGCCAGATGGACAAGCGGACCAACAGCTACGAACTCACGCCGGCCGGCGAGCGCGTGCTCGAGTCTCGTCGCCAGTGGGAAACTGAGCGGTTCGGAGGGGATGTGTGA
- a CDS encoding HNH endonuclease, with protein sequence MSSDRQRKLNKRMDDLFPQEQSDLCRVCNEPVVDGRWNYCSERCREIANAVQRMFLWDSVREQILERDDYTCQECGLSKDMWWRAYHQTKERIKERAPHPGQQANPDFDAWRERRRTLTDRYGVDSPNGSFHVDHITRIADGGHPFDESNLRTLCEHCHKRKTADENSARDLAPDVTLADYMES encoded by the coding sequence ATGTCGAGTGACCGCCAACGGAAGCTCAACAAGCGCATGGACGACCTCTTCCCACAGGAACAATCGGACCTGTGCCGGGTCTGTAACGAGCCGGTCGTCGACGGCCGATGGAACTACTGCTCGGAGCGCTGCCGGGAGATCGCAAACGCGGTCCAGCGGATGTTCCTGTGGGACAGCGTCCGCGAACAGATCCTCGAGCGCGACGACTACACTTGCCAAGAGTGCGGGCTCTCGAAGGACATGTGGTGGCGGGCCTACCACCAGACCAAAGAACGGATCAAAGAACGCGCGCCACATCCAGGGCAACAGGCAAATCCCGACTTCGACGCGTGGCGCGAGCGTCGGCGTACGCTCACCGATCGCTACGGCGTTGACTCGCCCAACGGATCGTTCCACGTCGATCATATCACGCGGATCGCTGACGGCGGCCACCCGTTCGACGAATCGAACCTTCGAACACTCTGCGAGCACTGTCACAAACGGAAGACAGCCGACGAGAACAGCGCTCGAGACCTAGCGCCGGACGTGACGCTTGCGGACTACATGGAATCATGA
- a CDS encoding HNH endonuclease translates to MGYAIPAQTRRDVYRRDRYRCAFCAKTQQQHQRETTGDRRLHLHHIWPRNNGGSNSRRNLITLCRSCHAQIEATAQAIIRKYPEDEARYRVRWVTIKRVRNDHPNSTPWTMAERAHFRRYVGDDPLIV, encoded by the coding sequence ATGGGATACGCCATCCCCGCACAAACACGACGCGACGTGTACCGACGTGACCGCTACCGCTGTGCCTTCTGTGCAAAGACCCAGCAACAACACCAACGCGAGACGACTGGCGATCGGCGACTACACCTCCACCACATCTGGCCGCGAAACAATGGCGGCTCCAATTCGAGACGGAACCTTATCACACTCTGCCGGAGTTGCCACGCTCAGATCGAAGCCACGGCACAGGCGATCATTCGAAAATATCCAGAAGACGAAGCTCGCTATCGCGTCCGGTGGGTAACGATCAAACGGGTCCGAAACGACCACCCGAACTCAACTCCGTGGACAATGGCAGAACGGGCACACTTCCGGCGGTATGTTGGCGACGATCCGCTGATTGTCTGA
- a CDS encoding ParA family protein: MTDEILSAATYCPKGGIAKTTSTAHMGVAAYQDHDLETVLIDLAGTQNDLATQFGLADDVADPDVPVSIVFSDKWELLRDSADDLVDRMVYETTEGVDLIPADNGLAAEDNNLANVPREDRYDRLETFIHDEIAPEYDLVLFDLPGKEDNITINGLHAAENVVAPLKPGAFELTQLENLEGELETIATDGDHAAKPQLQLVFATMVDRTTNLSSEFVDQLETDYPEIAGSPVAESANIANGQADGRTLFAYEDDELYNTGQRARKAYRELTDDLLSRLDQ, translated from the coding sequence ATGACCGACGAGATACTGTCCGCGGCTACCTACTGCCCGAAAGGCGGCATCGCAAAGACGACGAGTACGGCCCACATGGGCGTCGCGGCCTACCAGGACCACGATCTCGAGACAGTCTTGATCGATCTGGCGGGCACGCAAAACGACCTCGCGACCCAGTTCGGACTCGCCGACGACGTCGCCGACCCGGACGTCCCGGTCTCGATTGTGTTCAGCGACAAGTGGGAACTCCTTCGGGACAGCGCCGACGACCTCGTTGATCGGATGGTCTACGAGACCACGGAGGGCGTCGACCTCATCCCGGCCGATAACGGCCTCGCCGCCGAAGACAACAATCTTGCGAACGTCCCGCGTGAAGATCGATATGACCGGCTCGAGACGTTCATCCACGACGAGATTGCCCCGGAGTACGACCTCGTCTTGTTCGACCTGCCGGGCAAGGAGGACAATATCACGATCAACGGGTTGCACGCTGCCGAGAACGTCGTCGCGCCGCTGAAACCCGGCGCGTTCGAACTCACCCAACTGGAGAATCTCGAGGGCGAACTCGAGACGATCGCCACCGATGGCGACCACGCTGCCAAGCCGCAATTGCAGCTCGTCTTTGCGACGATGGTCGACCGGACGACTAACCTCTCGAGTGAGTTCGTCGACCAACTCGAGACCGATTACCCCGAGATCGCCGGATCGCCCGTCGCCGAATCGGCGAACATCGCCAACGGACAGGCCGACGGCCGGACGCTGTTCGCCTACGAGGACGACGAGTTATACAACACGGGCCAGCGCGCTCGGAAGGCGTACCGCGAACTGACCGACGACCTACTCTCCCGACTCGACCAATGA
- a CDS encoding type IV pilin, with translation MATNTQRAISPVIGTVALLIITVLLAATVAGFVLMMDMPTEPSFETTDEPDAPTADFSASASRTATTLEHVGGDRLDAARVTIVTADGTQSWGDGEIQEGDRVSVSGDVERVEWSDGERTVVLAEFGE, from the coding sequence ATGGCAACGAACACCCAACGGGCGATCAGCCCAGTCATCGGCACCGTAGCACTGCTCATTATCACCGTACTACTCGCGGCCACCGTCGCCGGCTTCGTGCTCATGATGGACATGCCCACAGAACCCAGCTTCGAGACCACCGACGAACCCGACGCGCCGACGGCCGACTTCTCGGCTTCGGCCAGCCGGACGGCCACGACCCTCGAGCACGTCGGCGGCGACCGGCTCGACGCGGCCCGCGTGACGATCGTCACCGCCGACGGCACGCAGTCGTGGGGCGACGGGGAGATTCAGGAGGGCGACCGGGTCTCTGTGTCGGGAGACGTGGAGCGCGTCGAATGGAGTGACGGCGAGCGGACGGTCGTGCTCGCTGAGTTCGGGGAATAG
- a CDS encoding ribonuclease H-like domain-containing protein — protein sequence MQYDRDDAGYDRLATFDIETTHYKASEGETVSVGVAIHDRATDELTYEPFHRESADDEAEIITDALAFVESCGADAVVSYNGIEFDLDFLTDRLYRLGADNAVADADLEPHIDVFADRKAVCDRTGKKWPKLEECLASYDYPEPVTEWGGAPVTNTRFGEELGPTYLEAVADGGDRADELLEVIDHYLVTDLEANLAIYHADCGVDFAPEWLGDRKEF from the coding sequence ATGCAATACGACCGCGACGACGCCGGCTACGATCGACTCGCGACGTTCGACATCGAGACGACCCACTACAAAGCCTCGGAGGGCGAGACGGTCTCGGTCGGCGTGGCGATCCACGATCGGGCGACCGACGAGCTGACCTACGAACCGTTCCACCGCGAGAGTGCCGACGACGAAGCGGAGATCATCACCGACGCGCTCGCGTTCGTTGAATCCTGTGGCGCCGACGCCGTGGTCTCGTACAACGGCATCGAGTTCGATCTCGACTTTCTGACCGACCGGCTGTATCGCCTCGGTGCCGACAACGCCGTCGCCGACGCCGACCTCGAGCCCCACATCGACGTGTTCGCCGACCGCAAGGCCGTCTGTGACCGGACGGGAAAGAAGTGGCCGAAACTCGAGGAGTGTCTCGCCAGTTACGACTATCCCGAACCCGTCACCGAGTGGGGCGGCGCTCCCGTGACGAACACGCGCTTCGGGGAGGAACTCGGGCCGACGTATCTCGAGGCGGTCGCCGACGGCGGCGATCGGGCCGACGAACTGCTCGAGGTCATCGACCACTACCTGGTGACGGACCTGGAGGCGAATCTGGCGATCTACCACGCCGACTGTGGGGTCGACTTTGCGCCGGAGTGGCTGGGCGATCGGAAAGAGTTCTGA
- a CDS encoding transposase has protein sequence MSGSVPVIESAYDERPTKPPRGDGTDGELILAGIIDKHSGPIVREEDQYEGRGDEHAQTVAQAHVYRLLTGRSYHELELHLKNSPRVRHYLGLDGVLDHTSFSRSWNKQFSEGTRAFLREYCTWIQDELRKLGVAEVEPFLPGDEPDHDEPLPEIPDGEIAESIEHVRDIMLGTTDFDRGPNTSYDAGEILDVGLDASRERAEFNAVLEENGHDPALKTVMNAIKNRSGSEWQDAFETINDRVLNAAKGAGMLDRPVEGYLDITIIPFYPQNSDRPDKARGNANKRGTMHGFHFATLVAHDQEHDKDLAVAVTSYTPEMKPYDLVKDLVGQAQEHCSLKSLSLDSDFATARIVQFLKNENITCTTRLKRRGERIQGVLASMTGEYDDFDNYRLKSSENNLNVPVRVVAEPDWDNADEETLQREIENNQHTFDEYGDSETHIPDVEDIPKEMWECRRPYATTQDEMSAEKTVRRYKMRWRVENSYADKKRALLGKTQSRDHGVRVFLFWLTTVLYNGWMLTRAFLRMDYPNHAPRDRPPVTLRQFIKDIVQIEFG, from the coding sequence GTGTCAGGATCGGTCCCCGTCATCGAGTCAGCCTACGACGAGCGGCCCACCAAGCCGCCGAGAGGCGACGGGACCGACGGAGAACTAATTCTCGCCGGTATCATCGACAAGCACAGCGGCCCGATAGTCCGCGAAGAGGACCAGTACGAGGGCCGTGGCGACGAACACGCGCAGACCGTCGCGCAGGCGCACGTCTACCGCCTGCTGACCGGACGCTCATACCACGAACTCGAACTTCACCTCAAGAATAGCCCGCGAGTCCGTCACTACCTCGGACTCGACGGCGTGCTTGACCACACCTCGTTCTCGCGGTCGTGGAACAAGCAGTTCTCCGAGGGGACGCGGGCGTTCCTCCGCGAATACTGTACGTGGATTCAGGACGAGCTGCGGAAGCTCGGCGTCGCCGAAGTCGAACCGTTCCTCCCGGGCGACGAACCAGACCACGACGAACCGCTGCCGGAGATCCCTGACGGCGAGATCGCCGAGAGCATCGAGCACGTCCGAGACATCATGCTCGGGACGACCGACTTCGACCGCGGCCCGAACACGTCCTACGACGCCGGCGAGATTTTGGACGTCGGCCTGGACGCCAGCCGCGAACGCGCCGAGTTCAACGCTGTCCTCGAAGAGAACGGCCACGACCCGGCGCTGAAGACGGTGATGAACGCCATCAAGAACCGGAGCGGGAGCGAGTGGCAGGACGCCTTCGAGACCATCAACGACCGCGTCCTGAACGCCGCGAAGGGCGCGGGGATGCTCGACCGGCCCGTTGAGGGCTATCTTGACATCACGATCATCCCGTTCTACCCGCAGAACAGCGACCGCCCCGACAAGGCGCGCGGGAACGCGAACAAGCGCGGGACGATGCACGGCTTCCACTTCGCCACGCTCGTCGCCCACGACCAGGAGCACGACAAGGACCTCGCCGTCGCCGTGACATCGTACACGCCCGAGATGAAGCCCTACGACCTCGTGAAGGATCTCGTCGGGCAAGCGCAGGAGCACTGCTCGCTAAAGTCCCTCTCGTTGGACTCGGACTTCGCTACGGCCCGCATCGTCCAGTTCCTGAAGAACGAGAACATCACGTGCACGACGCGACTGAAGCGGCGTGGCGAGCGTATACAGGGCGTCCTCGCGTCGATGACCGGCGAGTACGACGACTTCGACAATTACCGGCTGAAGTCCTCGGAGAATAACCTGAACGTCCCGGTTCGCGTCGTCGCCGAGCCCGATTGGGACAACGCCGACGAGGAGACGCTCCAGCGGGAGATCGAGAACAACCAGCACACGTTCGACGAGTACGGCGACTCCGAGACGCACATCCCGGACGTCGAGGACATCCCGAAGGAGATGTGGGAGTGTCGCCGCCCGTACGCGACGACGCAGGACGAGATGAGCGCCGAGAAGACCGTCCGCCGGTACAAGATGCGCTGGCGCGTTGAGAACTCGTACGCGGACAAGAAGCGGGCGCTGCTCGGGAAGACGCAGTCCCGCGACCACGGCGTCCGCGTGTTCCTCTTCTGGCTCACGACGGTCCTGTACAACGGCTGGATGCTCACGCGAGCGTTCCTCCGGATGGACTACCCGAACCACGCGCCGCGTGACCGGCCGCCGGTGACGCTCCGGCAGTTCATCAAGGACATCGTCCAGATCGAGTTCGGGTAG
- a CDS encoding ASCH domain-containing protein: MLFKDYHIPMIRSGSKTVTRREWDENYGRPNVGSVQIASDEMFTSDEEADCYIRILDVYDQPLGEMTDEDARKEGDYEDMDEFREGYAKVYGEDAWDPEKVVAVVEFEYVGRERPTEEEMVA; this comes from the coding sequence ATGCTGTTCAAGGATTACCACATCCCGATGATTCGGTCGGGGTCGAAGACCGTCACACGCCGTGAGTGGGACGAGAACTACGGCCGACCGAACGTCGGGTCGGTGCAGATCGCGTCCGACGAGATGTTCACCAGCGACGAGGAGGCAGACTGCTACATCCGCATCCTCGACGTCTACGACCAGCCCCTCGGCGAGATGACCGACGAGGACGCCCGGAAGGAGGGTGACTACGAGGACATGGACGAGTTCCGTGAGGGTTACGCGAAGGTCTACGGCGAGGATGCGTGGGACCCGGAGAAGGTCGTCGCCGTTGTAGAGTTCGAGTACGTCGGCCGGGAGCGGCCTACTGAGGAGGAGATGGTAGCATGA